The following proteins come from a genomic window of Mariniflexile sp. TRM1-10:
- a CDS encoding alpha-L-fucosidase, producing the protein MINKFNIILLCFFSVFIVSNCQESVNPPAPFGPLPTQKQIDWHDMGFYAFIHFSLNTFTNKEWGYGDESPELFNPTALDTRQWARIVKEAGMKGIILTVKHHDGFCLWPSKYTDRSVKNSPWKNGNGDVVKELAEACKEYGLKLGIYLSPWDRNHSGYGKPEYVTYFRNQLNELLTNYGDVFEMWFDGANGGDGYYGGANETRKINTLKYYNWEETYKLIYKTSPNTLVWGIGPSEARWIGNEEGYANKTNWCLLRQEDDLNGKVHYTEYMSGHEDGEKWVPGEADVSIRPGWFYHEIEDDLVHPIDDMVDFYYKSIGRNANLILNIPPDKRGLINEHDEERLKEFAKVIKADFKTELLAGTKVSANNVRGGSDTYNAKYVIDGNKNTYWATDDDVKSASITFEFDKPTPINRILLQEYIKLGQRIKAFHVEAKINGKWQTIANETTIGYKRILRVKRVVAQALRINFTDSKACIVISKIEAYNAPASVRLPIIQRDKKGLVTITAQENDRIYYTTDGSEPSVNSTRYEKPFIFSKAVKIKAIARNTNENINSGVRTAKYGESKEKWTIVSATSGDLKLAESVIDGNPSTCWSFGGETDKLPQAIIIDMGDLIDINGFTYTPQQVGNNLNLVSNYEFYTSIDNIKWTKRSDGEFSNIKNNPIEQVKIFNSTKARYLRFVAKSGVDLGQTISIGEIGVIENSK; encoded by the coding sequence ATGATCAATAAATTCAATATAATTCTTTTATGCTTTTTCAGTGTTTTTATAGTTAGTAATTGTCAGGAATCGGTAAATCCACCGGCTCCATTTGGACCTCTGCCTACGCAAAAACAGATTGATTGGCATGACATGGGATTTTATGCATTTATTCATTTTTCGTTAAATACTTTTACCAATAAAGAGTGGGGATATGGTGATGAATCTCCAGAACTGTTTAACCCAACGGCTTTGGATACACGTCAATGGGCTCGTATTGTTAAAGAGGCTGGAATGAAAGGTATTATTTTAACAGTAAAACATCATGATGGATTTTGTCTATGGCCATCAAAATATACCGATCGCTCGGTGAAAAATTCTCCTTGGAAAAACGGTAACGGTGATGTGGTTAAAGAATTGGCAGAAGCTTGTAAAGAGTATGGATTGAAGCTAGGAATATATCTTTCTCCTTGGGATAGAAATCACTCAGGTTATGGGAAACCTGAATATGTCACCTATTTTAGAAATCAGTTAAACGAATTGCTAACCAATTACGGTGACGTATTTGAAATGTGGTTTGATGGTGCTAATGGGGGTGATGGTTATTATGGAGGAGCCAATGAGACAAGAAAAATAAACACGCTCAAGTATTATAATTGGGAAGAGACCTATAAATTAATATACAAAACATCTCCAAATACACTTGTTTGGGGCATTGGTCCCTCGGAAGCTAGATGGATAGGTAATGAAGAAGGCTATGCAAACAAAACCAATTGGTGTCTTTTACGCCAAGAAGATGATTTGAATGGCAAAGTACATTATACAGAGTATATGTCCGGGCATGAGGATGGTGAAAAGTGGGTGCCTGGAGAAGCAGACGTTTCCATTAGACCAGGATGGTTTTATCATGAAATTGAAGACGATTTGGTGCACCCCATAGATGATATGGTAGATTTTTATTATAAATCCATTGGGCGCAATGCAAATCTAATACTTAATATTCCTCCAGATAAAAGAGGATTGATTAATGAACATGATGAAGAAAGACTTAAAGAATTTGCCAAAGTAATTAAAGCCGATTTTAAAACAGAGTTATTGGCAGGCACTAAGGTGTCAGCAAATAATGTTCGGGGTGGAAGTGATACCTATAACGCTAAATATGTTATAGATGGAAACAAAAACACGTATTGGGCTACCGATGATGATGTGAAATCAGCATCCATAACATTTGAATTTGATAAACCAACACCCATCAATCGTATTCTTCTTCAGGAATATATAAAACTGGGACAGCGAATAAAAGCATTTCATGTTGAAGCTAAAATTAATGGGAAGTGGCAAACGATAGCTAATGAGACTACTATTGGATATAAAAGGATTTTACGAGTAAAGAGGGTCGTCGCTCAGGCTCTTAGAATAAATTTCACAGACTCAAAAGCGTGTATTGTTATTTCAAAAATTGAAGCTTATAACGCGCCTGCTTCGGTGCGTTTGCCTATAATACAACGAGATAAAAAAGGACTTGTAACCATAACTGCTCAAGAAAACGACCGTATTTATTATACCACGGATGGGTCAGAACCATCAGTAAATAGTACCCGCTATGAAAAGCCATTTATATTTAGCAAAGCAGTAAAAATAAAAGCAATAGCAAGAAATACAAATGAAAATATAAACAGTGGTGTTAGAACAGCTAAATATGGCGAGTCTAAAGAAAAATGGACCATAGTTTCGGCAACGAGCGGCGATTTAAAATTAGCAGAAAGCGTTATTGATGGTAACCCCAGTACTTGTTGGTCTTTTGGAGGAGAAACCGATAAGCTTCCGCAAGCAATAATTATAGATATGGGAGATTTGATAGACATAAACGGATTTACATATACACCGCAACAAGTGGGGAATAATCTTAATTTGGTGTCTAATTATGAGTTTTATACGAGTATTGATAATATAAAATGGACAAAGCGTTCGGATGGTGAGTTTTCAAACATTAAAAACAATCCCATAGAGCAGGTAAAAATATTCAATTCAACAAAAGCAAGGTATTTGCGTTTTGTAGCCAAATCTGGGGTAGATCTGGGGCAAACGATTTCTATTGGAGAAATAGGCGTTATTGAAAACAGTAAATAA
- a CDS encoding SusC/RagA family TonB-linked outer membrane protein has translation MLKIFKLTGLLCILLFGGTSVNLYAQDSDSKAVSAQTSKGIEIKGLIKNAKTGKGIPGINVAVKDFSAAISDDQGNFSIKVPHLNALLMLSAEGYQSKVVPLNNKESGLEISLFEDNYSQFYQTATLPGKEQLQYTNSKASNVIDLKKDQWGNPVNQSIGNFLQGRVAGLNSVGKSGVPGAGAYLTLRGFNSLYATNKPLIIVDGMVYDDEDYGSGILQYNSSSPLSMIDVKDIEDITVLKDGSSIYGVKGANGVILITTTRPTELSTKIDFTMYSGMNEDPKQLPVMRPWEFRPYLSQLMASRGDSQQQIANMPWMNDNPQSENYYPYHNVTNWQDKVFKSSINQNYFLKIRGGDDIAKYGISVGFLNNEGVVGDSNLKRYSTRLNAALRLTDKLSVNANLSFIFNEENLYNQGPAYKTNPLHLALTKSPFTAVNVIDAQGDVSPNLADVDMFNIGNPLAIIENGIGINKNYRFSGNLNFDYAINDNFKANLIIGLTYNKERERFFIPDFGVADIMLPTAIAGNRSGSEVQRYYSLFTDASLSYTKSIDFKHNFDFRIGSRTQSNESESDLGLGYNSATDDFTTVGSGSNLLRYVGGQLGDWKWFNNYLSFDYNYVNKYFITLNTAYDGSSRFGETVHFAPMGSVSAAWLISSENFLKSANAIDFLKLRASAGVSGNDDIGNYTAQQLYVSQNLLGMQGLVRGNIGNPDLKHETVTKFNLGLDVALFKERLNATFDVYSNKTTDMITYQSTNTTSGFDYMVTNSGSMRTKGFDLGLNGRLINTADLQFDLGVNLGAYENEVLNIPNERIITNFGGATYITHEGLDANLFYGYQANGVYSTTNQANADGLSRRLDNGTLVPFGGGDVIFEDLNGDKIIDENDRKIIGNPNPDLTGSINANLTLKRFTISGLFNFSVGNDIYNGVRRSLESMSTYDNQSIAINNRWVAEGQETSIPKATWGDPMGNASFSSRWIEDGSYLRLKTLMVSYDVAVESNLVKYLKLYASGNNLFTITDYLGFDPEFSATSSIFGQGADIGLIPQFMTVQLGLRLGL, from the coding sequence ATGCTCAAAATATTTAAACTAACCGGTCTACTATGTATACTGTTATTTGGTGGGACTTCAGTTAATCTGTATGCACAAGACTCAGATTCTAAGGCTGTAAGTGCCCAGACCAGTAAAGGTATCGAAATCAAAGGCCTTATAAAGAATGCAAAAACAGGTAAAGGAATTCCGGGAATCAATGTTGCGGTAAAAGATTTTTCTGCAGCCATTTCAGATGATCAAGGAAATTTCTCTATTAAAGTTCCTCATTTAAACGCGTTATTGATGTTAAGTGCGGAAGGGTACCAAAGCAAAGTTGTGCCTTTAAACAATAAAGAAAGTGGCTTAGAGATTAGTCTTTTCGAAGATAATTATTCTCAGTTTTATCAAACCGCTACGTTGCCGGGTAAAGAACAGTTACAGTACACAAATTCTAAAGCATCCAATGTTATAGATTTAAAAAAGGATCAATGGGGAAATCCTGTTAACCAGTCTATTGGGAACTTTTTACAGGGGCGTGTCGCTGGACTTAACAGTGTAGGGAAATCGGGTGTTCCTGGAGCCGGAGCGTATTTAACCTTAAGAGGATTTAATTCGCTTTATGCCACCAACAAACCATTAATTATTGTAGATGGTATGGTATACGACGATGAAGATTATGGTTCTGGAATTCTTCAGTACAATAGTTCTTCGCCTTTGTCCATGATTGATGTTAAGGATATTGAAGATATTACCGTGTTAAAAGACGGCTCTTCAATTTACGGAGTAAAAGGAGCCAATGGTGTAATTCTCATTACAACAACTCGCCCAACGGAGTTAAGTACAAAAATAGACTTTACCATGTATAGCGGAATGAACGAAGATCCAAAGCAATTACCTGTGATGCGTCCTTGGGAGTTCAGACCATATTTATCTCAGTTAATGGCATCTCGAGGTGATAGTCAACAGCAAATAGCCAACATGCCCTGGATGAATGATAATCCGCAAAGCGAAAATTATTATCCGTACCATAATGTGACCAACTGGCAAGATAAAGTGTTTAAAAGCAGTATCAACCAGAATTACTTTTTAAAGATTAGAGGGGGAGACGATATAGCCAAATACGGTATATCTGTTGGGTTTCTTAACAACGAAGGAGTTGTTGGTGACTCCAATTTAAAACGTTACAGTACCCGGTTAAATGCCGCGTTACGTTTAACAGATAAATTATCTGTTAATGCGAACTTATCGTTCATCTTTAATGAAGAAAATCTTTATAATCAAGGACCTGCTTATAAAACCAACCCTTTGCATTTAGCGCTCACCAAATCGCCTTTTACTGCGGTAAATGTGATAGATGCCCAAGGCGATGTGTCACCTAATTTAGCTGATGTAGATATGTTTAACATAGGGAATCCTTTAGCTATTATAGAAAATGGCATAGGAATTAATAAAAACTACCGTTTCTCAGGAAACTTAAATTTCGATTACGCTATTAATGATAATTTTAAGGCGAACTTAATTATTGGGTTGACTTACAATAAAGAGCGCGAGCGTTTCTTTATTCCAGATTTTGGTGTGGCTGATATTATGTTACCAACAGCGATTGCTGGTAATCGTAGTGGTAGTGAAGTACAACGATATTATTCATTATTCACCGATGCTTCTTTATCTTATACTAAGAGTATAGATTTTAAACATAATTTCGATTTTCGTATTGGGTCCCGTACCCAGTCTAACGAATCTGAAAGTGATTTAGGTTTAGGGTATAACTCAGCAACCGATGATTTTACTACAGTAGGGTCAGGGAGTAACCTATTAAGGTATGTAGGTGGTCAGTTAGGTGACTGGAAATGGTTTAACAATTACTTGAGTTTTGATTACAACTACGTAAATAAGTATTTTATAACTCTAAATACGGCTTACGACGGGTCTAGCCGTTTTGGTGAAACGGTACACTTTGCACCAATGGGTTCAGTTTCGGCAGCCTGGTTAATTTCTTCAGAAAACTTCTTGAAAAGTGCAAATGCTATCGATTTTTTAAAACTTAGAGCATCTGCGGGTGTAAGTGGTAATGACGATATAGGAAACTATACAGCTCAACAATTATACGTATCCCAAAACCTTTTAGGAATGCAAGGTTTGGTTAGAGGAAATATTGGAAATCCGGATCTTAAACACGAGACGGTTACTAAATTCAACTTAGGATTAGATGTGGCTTTATTTAAAGAACGCCTTAACGCTACTTTCGATGTGTATTCTAACAAAACCACCGATATGATTACTTACCAGTCAACCAATACAACTTCTGGTTTTGACTATATGGTAACCAACAGTGGAAGTATGCGTACAAAAGGTTTTGACTTAGGACTTAACGGCAGACTTATTAATACGGCTGATTTACAGTTCGATTTAGGTGTGAATTTAGGTGCTTATGAAAATGAAGTTTTAAATATTCCTAACGAACGTATCATTACAAACTTTGGCGGGGCAACTTATATTACGCATGAAGGTCTGGATGCTAACTTATTCTATGGTTATCAGGCTAATGGTGTCTACAGTACTACAAATCAGGCCAATGCCGATGGTTTATCACGCCGTTTAGATAATGGAACTTTAGTACCATTTGGAGGCGGCGATGTCATTTTTGAAGACCTTAACGGTGATAAAATTATCGATGAAAACGATCGTAAAATTATTGGTAACCCGAATCCGGATTTAACAGGAAGTATTAATGCTAACCTAACGCTTAAAAGGTTTACTATTTCTGGCTTATTCAATTTCTCGGTGGGTAACGATATTTACAATGGGGTGCGTCGTAGCTTAGAGTCTATGAGCACTTACGATAACCAAAGTATTGCGATTAACAACCGTTGGGTTGCTGAAGGTCAGGAAACTTCAATTCCTAAAGCCACTTGGGGAGATCCTATGGGGAATGCATCATTCTCTAGCCGTTGGATTGAAGATGGGTCTTATTTAAGACTAAAAACATTAATGGTGTCTTACGATGTTGCTGTGGAGTCTAACCTTGTGAAGTATTTAAAATTATACGCAAGTGGTAATAACTTGTTTACGATAACCGATTATTTAGGATTCGATCCGGAGTTTAGTGCGACGTCTTCTATTTTCGGACAAGGAGCAGACATTGGTCTTATTCCGCAGTTTATGACCGTTCAACTAGGATTACGCTTAGGATTGTAA
- a CDS encoding RagB/SusD family nutrient uptake outer membrane protein, giving the protein MIKITRNKVALGVLVVLLGLTSCQDYLDVEPKDQLNSDQVYRDVFDADAAVVGIYGKFMGLAKKYVILNELRADLMSPTDNADMYLQQINEHAVTKDNPYANPKDFYEIINNCNDVLKNFKIMAEENKMDQGEFNERYSDIGTLRSWLYLQLGIHYGEVPYITEPIANIDDVQNENLYPRLSLTALINELVDFTESLPYTSPYSANSTLVIDVDGYNTAKFFINKECLLGDLNLWANNYTQAAAHYKTVMETASSSGSDSERYDVYRVKWAEIASNNDLAVGYIRYREQDAQALVNNNTQGWRSMFAREKDALWNTEWIWSLPFDSNFAPQNPFVELFSNQGGDYLVKPSQEAMDLWDNQVQRNGFPYDARGPKFSYNIISGQPVIMKYLFKYLDSDTQLPIDVFQTGGDWFLYRAATLHLRYAEAANRDNQHKIADALLNFGIQNAYTVGGVTDVTDIEQTHQPFPYDFDARQGDFPFFRGNWYRNTGLRGRAYVERAEIVGDSLTSIENNLVKESALELAYEGNRWGDLLRVALRRNDPAFLADKVYNKLDKDGNPNAGEVRSKLMSTSNWYLPFVWNKEE; this is encoded by the coding sequence ATGATAAAAATAACTAGAAATAAAGTCGCATTAGGAGTCTTGGTTGTACTTTTGGGTCTAACCTCTTGCCAAGATTATCTGGATGTAGAACCTAAAGACCAATTAAACAGCGATCAGGTATACCGTGATGTTTTCGATGCCGATGCTGCTGTAGTAGGTATTTACGGTAAGTTTATGGGGCTGGCTAAAAAATACGTTATACTTAACGAGCTAAGGGCAGACCTTATGAGTCCGACAGATAATGCCGATATGTATTTGCAACAAATTAATGAGCATGCAGTAACGAAAGATAACCCTTACGCAAACCCTAAAGATTTTTATGAAATCATCAATAATTGTAATGATGTCCTTAAGAATTTTAAAATCATGGCCGAGGAAAATAAAATGGATCAGGGCGAGTTTAATGAACGTTATTCAGACATTGGAACGCTTCGTAGCTGGTTGTATTTGCAATTAGGTATACATTATGGTGAGGTGCCTTATATTACGGAGCCGATAGCTAATATTGATGATGTTCAAAATGAAAATCTGTATCCCAGACTATCGTTAACAGCTCTTATTAATGAATTGGTAGACTTCACAGAGTCTCTACCATATACCAGTCCTTATAGCGCCAATAGTACGCTGGTGATTGATGTAGATGGATATAATACAGCAAAATTTTTCATTAATAAAGAATGTTTACTAGGGGATTTAAACTTATGGGCTAACAACTATACGCAAGCAGCAGCACATTATAAGACAGTAATGGAAACAGCTAGTAGTAGTGGCAGTGATTCTGAACGTTATGATGTTTACCGTGTTAAATGGGCTGAAATAGCAAGTAACAATGATTTGGCAGTTGGTTACATTAGATACAGAGAACAAGATGCACAGGCCTTAGTTAATAATAATACTCAAGGTTGGCGTTCGATGTTTGCCAGGGAAAAAGATGCTTTGTGGAATACAGAGTGGATTTGGTCTTTACCTTTCGATAGTAATTTTGCACCTCAAAATCCGTTTGTTGAGTTGTTCTCTAATCAGGGAGGAGATTATTTAGTAAAACCTTCGCAGGAAGCCATGGATCTTTGGGATAATCAAGTACAAAGAAATGGGTTCCCTTACGATGCCCGTGGTCCTAAATTTTCATACAACATCATTAGTGGGCAACCTGTAATTATGAAGTACTTATTTAAATATCTTGACTCAGACACACAATTGCCTATTGATGTCTTTCAAACTGGAGGCGATTGGTTTTTATACCGTGCAGCTACTTTACATTTAAGATATGCAGAAGCAGCCAATCGCGATAATCAGCATAAAATTGCCGATGCACTTCTTAATTTCGGAATTCAAAACGCTTATACCGTTGGTGGTGTTACCGATGTAACCGATATTGAGCAAACCCATCAACCATTTCCATACGATTTTGATGCTAGACAGGGAGACTTTCCATTTTTTAGAGGAAACTGGTATCGTAATACAGGATTACGTGGACGTGCTTATGTTGAGCGTGCGGAAATTGTAGGAGATAGTTTAACATCTATTGAAAATAACTTGGTTAAAGAAAGTGCTTTAGAGCTGGCTTACGAAGGAAACCGTTGGGGAGATTTATTACGCGTGGCTTTACGTCGTAACGATCCTGCTTTTTTAGCCGATAAAGTTTACAATAAATTAGATAAAGATGGTAATCCTAACGCAGGTGAGGTACGTAGTAAACTTATGAGTACCAGTAACTGGTATTTACCATTTGTTTGGAACAAAGAAGAATAA